The following is a genomic window from Sphingobacterium spiritivorum.
TCAGTTTTAACCACAAAACGTATTCACATCATGTCGGCAACAAAAAGTAAACAAAGCAATGCTTATGAAATCTTAATTTTAAAAAACACAATACTCCAAACATTTTGTAATTTTGTGGAGCAACAACAAATATGGCAGAAGATCTAAATATACTCACAGGAAATAAAGCAGAACAGTACAAAGGATTAATCCCTCAGATAGAGGCTTTAATCAGTGGAGAATCTAATCTGATCGCTAATCTTGCGAATATCAGCGCTGCACTCAAAGAACAGTTTGGTTTCTTTTGGGTTGGGTTTTATCTTATCGAAGGTGAAGAATTAGTTTTAGGTCCCTTTCAGGGACCGGTAGCATGTACCCGTATAAAAAAAGGAAAAGGTGTTTGTGGAGCAGCCTGGGCAAATGAACAGACACTTATTGTCCCTGATGTAGATAAATTTCCCGGACATATCGCATGCAGCTCGCTATCCAAATCAGAAATAGTTATACCCGTACGTGCAAACGGAAAAATCATTGCTGTCCTGGATGTAGATAGCGACAGCCTGAATTCATTCGATCAGGAAGATGCCCTATATTTAGAAAAGATTCTCTCTTTTATAACTGCGTAATTCAGACCAAGTATTTACAAATAATAGCTTATAGCTTCTGTTCTTACTTCTTATTAACATCTTTTAAAAAACCAATGGCAAAATAGCATATCACAATGATAGCGATGACCATCCCACCCCATAGCAGGATATTACCAAAAGTTTTTTTCCAGGCCTCATTCTTAATATCTCCGGTTCCCGGTTTTATTGATTTCAACTTGCTTACCGTCAATACCGGAAGCTGATCATTGGCATTATTCTTAAATAAAGAAAGATCATAATCCGGAGCTTTAAAAGCAGAGTCTATAACGATGCTATATTGCTTGCCTGCTGCAACATTAGTAACAATATTTAAAGCTGTTTGTCCCAAAGAAAGGCTATCAATTCGCAACGGAGGGCTATCCAGATTCTCTATCTGAATATAAAAATCCTTTACAAACAGACTGGGGATTACCATATGAGTATTAGCCGGACTCAATTCATACTGTCCGATCTCCACAAGCTGATCCTCCCATCTGTTACGCTTCACCTGCACCAGCTGACTGGCAAGTACAGATACTTTACGTTGATACAATTTCGGATCAGAAACAGACAAAGACACATAATCAATAATCTGAAAGTCAGGCAACATCACATGAAGAATAGAATTTTTATTTTCTGACTTCATATCGAATTTAACTCCCTGAACAGGCTGATATGTGGCGGCTGTTTTGACGCTTTCATAACGTCCTACCTCTAGCACATTGATCGGACTGGAACCTTTATCCCGAATCATAATCTTCAGATATCTGTAGTTATTCAGTGGAAAAGTAATTTCCTGATCTTTAAAGGTCTGATCCGATCCGACCAGATTGTCCAACAACTGATTCTCTGAAAGGCTGAACCAATTTACTGAGTCATTACTACCTGTCAGCGTATACCTCTTGCTGCTATTGCTGTTTGCAATTCGTAAAGAGATTGAAGTCCAGGTTTCCAGTTTTGTATTTTTGATGACCAGAGTGGTCACACTATCCGCTATAGTTTCTTTTTTGACGATAGTCAACGGTATAAATTTGTCCCCTGCAGATGCATACACAAATTTTACAAACGGCACTTCCTGCCCCCCGTTATCTCTGATTCGGATTTTTGAAATATCATTACCAATGACAGAACGAATACCTGAAGGGATTTTAAACTGATAGTATCCCTCCTTTTTATTTCCTTCCAATGTGGCACTGTATTGCTGGCCATACACCTGGATAACTGCAAAAAGGCAGCCTAAAAAAATACTAACTATTCTCTTCATGAGGAAGTTCTTTATTATCAACTACAATTAGTTTTTTAATTCTTTGGTACACAAAAGAGATAACCAGAATAAGTACACCCAGTAATATAAATGCGATGATTTTACCGGTCTCGGATACATCCTTAATATCGTACAAAAATAATTTGAGAATAGTAACACCCAGCAGAGAAAGTGCTGCTATCCGCAACATTCTCCAGTCCTGTTTGATCCCCAATATCAGAAACACAAATGAAAGTACTCCCCATGCCACAGGGAACATAACCTTGAATACCATATTCTCACGTGAATGGTAAATATCAAAAGTTTCAGCGAACGCAAGAGTATGAACACTAAGCTCTACACTGCATATAAATACCAGTACAAATACAAGTGGCCACACCAGCAGCTTATGTCTGAAATATGTATTAGCAACATTTAATATAGTGTCTTTTACCATCCGGTAAAGTTGGAAGATCAGACAGATAAGAATCGGATAGTGTAAAAAGAAAGCAAGATACCTGCCTTCTACTTTATTCAGCCGGTTCAACGTTTCTATAAAAGGAATACGGTGTACAAATACCAGATATGCTGCAATATTCAATATAATCAGCGCATAGCATAAGATGCGGGGCAGTACAGGAGTATCAGATTTAGTCCCGTAATAAACCAGTACGGACGCAAAAACAAAATGTGTCAGGGCAATACATGCCATTACAGACCCGTCATTAGACATCCGGTTAGAAGCCTGATAAGAGACTTCTAATATCAAAACAACGTAACTCAGTGCAATTGCCACACCCACTACTATCCGCCTGTAATCAACAGGGTTAAAATCCACATTAAAGCTCAGACGTTCGACTTCATCACTTTGCTTAAATAAACGATAGGATACATAATAAGAAGCAACGACAAGTAGTCCGGTCAGGAATATCTCATTCAGCCCTATAGCCATCACTGTATCGGAAGGCACATAATCAATGGTCCAGTCTATAAATAAACTGAGGATGACCAATACCTGCAGGATTATTCCGAACGCATAGTAAATGGTAAACCTTGACTTCTTCGCCAGCCAGAGTAATATCACAGCTTCACAAGCCCAGAACGCAGTAATATAGTTGCCTTTAAACTGGATTGGAATAGTCACAACGGCAAACAGCAAAGTCAGACCAATCAGGAGATATACAATCTCTTCGCTCAATTTGTATTTCCGGTATATGGTCACCGCAAATACAAGATTGTACACAGCCAGTATTAATGAAAACAGTCCTTTATAGTCCGAATTCCAAACAGATAGAATAGCGAGACCGAAACTGAAATACAGGAATGTGTTCACCAGGATAATAATAAGTTCCCACTTGGTAAACTTGTTCTTGAACCTGACATTATTGATAATAAAGGCAAGACTAAAAATAAGGAAGAACAGCGTCAGATAGCCAAACGCTCCGGCATAAGTAGCCTCTTTGGTAAAATCCGTCTGAAAATACCATCCGGCATAGATCATAAAAGTCGCCACAAAAGCTACAAAATTGACCCAGTTCCATCTTTTGAAATACGATACGCTAAGCATTCCTATGTTCAGAATAGAAAGATAGGTAAAGAGTACATGATAATTACCCTGACCGGTACTCACCATAAACGGAACTGCAAATCCTCCGATAATTGATAAGATAGCAAGCTCCTGACGGTCATAAAGCAATGATAC
Proteins encoded in this region:
- a CDS encoding GAF domain-containing protein, with translation MAEDLNILTGNKAEQYKGLIPQIEALISGESNLIANLANISAALKEQFGFFWVGFYLIEGEELVLGPFQGPVACTRIKKGKGVCGAAWANEQTLIVPDVDKFPGHIACSSLSKSEIVIPVRANGKIIAVLDVDSDSLNSFDQEDALYLEKILSFITA
- a CDS encoding DUF3999 family protein; the protein is MKRIVSIFLGCLFAVIQVYGQQYSATLEGNKKEGYYQFKIPSGIRSVIGNDISKIRIRDNGGQEVPFVKFVYASAGDKFIPLTIVKKETIADSVTTLVIKNTKLETWTSISLRIANSNSSKRYTLTGSNDSVNWFSLSENQLLDNLVGSDQTFKDQEITFPLNNYRYLKIMIRDKGSSPINVLEVGRYESVKTAATYQPVQGVKFDMKSENKNSILHVMLPDFQIIDYVSLSVSDPKLYQRKVSVLASQLVQVKRNRWEDQLVEIGQYELSPANTHMVIPSLFVKDFYIQIENLDSPPLRIDSLSLGQTALNIVTNVAAGKQYSIVIDSAFKAPDYDLSLFKNNANDQLPVLTVSKLKSIKPGTGDIKNEAWKKTFGNILLWGGMVIAIIVICYFAIGFLKDVNKK
- a CDS encoding DUF2339 domain-containing protein; protein product: MEYLGFALIVIVIYFIVSTKNQLKGLNEGLYKFQEHQFELQKKMDQIIRKLDESDLPIAGDSVAPAEEKTETPVLQTPEVDIPPPIPQDITESISETEPELVLPALPQEPEEVTGRYEVGSLVNTNPEPTDVFVPNEVSDYVSPVDGPTLSWFERFKQNNPDLEKFIGENLINKIGILILVLGISFFVKFAIDRDWINEAGRVGIGIFSGGLLMGVAHFLRRKFAAFSSVFVAGAVSVFYLTIGIAFHDYHLFSQSLAFGIMVLITVFSIFVSLLYDRQELAILSIIGGFAVPFMVSTGQGNYHVLFTYLSILNIGMLSVSYFKRWNWVNFVAFVATFMIYAGWYFQTDFTKEATYAGAFGYLTLFFLIFSLAFIINNVRFKNKFTKWELIIILVNTFLYFSFGLAILSVWNSDYKGLFSLILAVYNLVFAVTIYRKYKLSEEIVYLLIGLTLLFAVVTIPIQFKGNYITAFWACEAVILLWLAKKSRFTIYYAFGIILQVLVILSLFIDWTIDYVPSDTVMAIGLNEIFLTGLLVVASYYVSYRLFKQSDEVERLSFNVDFNPVDYRRIVVGVAIALSYVVLILEVSYQASNRMSNDGSVMACIALTHFVFASVLVYYGTKSDTPVLPRILCYALIILNIAAYLVFVHRIPFIETLNRLNKVEGRYLAFFLHYPILICLIFQLYRMVKDTILNVANTYFRHKLLVWPLVFVLVFICSVELSVHTLAFAETFDIYHSRENMVFKVMFPVAWGVLSFVFLILGIKQDWRMLRIAALSLLGVTILKLFLYDIKDVSETGKIIAFILLGVLILVISFVYQRIKKLIVVDNKELPHEENS